CTGCGCTATTTAATGTCAGTGATACACTTGGTTTTCCGTTTTCGTCAAATGTTTGCTTTGCTCCGCCCTGTTTTAAATCAGAGCCATCCATCATCAGCTTATCATTTACATCACGGAATGAAAGGTTAGCCTCTGTAGACAAAATTTGGCGGGCCTTATTCTGGTCCTTAACCCCGGCAAGCTGAACGCGAATCCGATTATTCCCTTCAATTTGAATACTTGGTTCATTTACACCAAGAACATTGATCCGCTTATCAAGCGCATCAGCCGTACTTGATAAAACATTTTTGTCAATTTTTTGTCCATTTTTGGCAGGCATGACTTGATATAGAACTTCAAATCCGCCTTGAAGGTCCAATCCAAGATTAATATGTTTTAAAATATTTTGGGTTGTTCCCCCCATGGTCCCTCCCAGGAGAAGGATCACAAGAAGGAAAGCAATAATTCTGCTGCGTTTTACCATTATGTATTAAATTCCTCCTTAGTGCTCGTTACGGCACCTTACGTACAAGTCTTATATAAGTATAGTAAAAAAAGTCACTGCTTTCATTATGGAATAAGTCCGAATGCCTGTCAATTTACAAAAAAAAGAAATGCACATTTTGTATTATTTCAACAGTTCTTTCCACTCGTTCTCATCCTTTAATGTTATGTCGGCCGTTTTATATGCCTCAATGGTAGCAAAGCTGATGTAATCACTTACCTTAATTCCCAGGATATCTTGAATGATTTCATGAAGTTTTACTTCGTCTTTAACCTTTTTCCACTTTTTCTTGTTTAAGAATTCCCAAAGCCCTGCCTCTTTGACTGAATCATACCCTAACAAACGGAATTCTTCCAGTTTACTGGCTAATGCCGGCTGAACCTGAGCGCGAAATGAATCGTACCTGCTATCCATTCAAACTCCCCCTAATAAATTAAGCGATTGAAAAAGCTCAGT
Above is a genomic segment from Neobacillus endophyticus containing:
- a CDS encoding post-transcriptional regulator, giving the protein MDSRYDSFRAQVQPALASKLEEFRLLGYDSVKEAGLWEFLNKKKWKKVKDEVKLHEIIQDILGIKVSDYISFATIEAYKTADITLKDENEWKELLK